The proteins below are encoded in one region of Parvicella tangerina:
- the rnpA gene encoding ribonuclease P protein component, with the protein MNFKFPKSERLSSETEITNLFGSTQKFTLYPFKVQWEQNNHTVNKLLISCPKRKFKKAVDRNLIKRRMREAYRLNKHTLLEYCQTTNKFYNIAIIFIGNEILDSDVIHKKLSQSLDKLKEELLDHE; encoded by the coding sequence ATGAACTTCAAATTCCCCAAATCAGAGAGGCTTTCTTCAGAAACTGAAATTACCAACCTGTTTGGGAGCACTCAAAAGTTCACGCTTTATCCTTTTAAAGTTCAGTGGGAGCAGAACAACCATACCGTCAATAAACTACTGATCAGTTGTCCGAAGCGAAAGTTTAAAAAGGCTGTGGACCGAAATTTGATAAAGAGAAGAATGCGAGAGGCATATCGCTTAAACAAACATACACTACTTGAATATTGTCAAACAACCAATAAATTCTATAACATTGCTATTATCTTTATTGGTAACGAAATCCTGGATTCTGACGTTATACACAAGAAACTAAGTCAATCATTGGATAAACTGAAAGAAGAATTACTTGACCATGAATAA
- a CDS encoding S41 family peptidase — protein sequence MNKKLTYFVLILTVISGGIIFTSTREMNENDENLFEISKNIRVMAGVYEKLNTYYVDEPIPGELMKTGIDAMLSSLDPYTVYIPQSKIEDYRYMTTGQYGGIGSLIQKHGEYIVISEPYQNSPAAKAGLKAGDIILEVDGEDVTGKEVPEMSLYLKGGPGTELTIKYKRGSEVGEVTFEREEIKVPDVPYYGMLDEKTGYVKLNSFTQTASQEVGAAIHSLKDSSGMTQLVFDLRGNGGGLLHEAVNIVNFFVPKGQLVVETKGRLSEMNRAYKTQNNPIDLEMPVVVLIDDHSASASEIVSGSLQDLDRAVIIGERSYGKGLVQQTKELEFGSMVKLTVAKYYTPSGRCIQKLDYSHKNAYGLAEEVPDSLIATFTTKNGRIVQDGRGVAPDIKIPAEFLSVLSTELIIGHHIFDYATDYESAHASIAPAKEFRLTDEEFMDFVDFVKLKDIKHTSQSMEVMNELKEVAKEEKYYEDSKEEFEALFKKLTPSLESDLLRYKVELKEILESEIVSRYYYSSGRLENALDQDEYISAALEVFNNSGEYNKILSGE from the coding sequence ATGAATAAAAAACTCACATATTTCGTCCTCATTTTAACAGTCATTTCAGGTGGGATCATTTTCACTTCTACCAGAGAAATGAATGAGAACGATGAAAACCTATTCGAAATCTCCAAAAACATTCGGGTAATGGCTGGGGTCTATGAAAAGCTAAATACTTATTACGTGGATGAGCCCATTCCAGGAGAGTTAATGAAAACAGGCATCGATGCCATGCTGTCGTCTTTGGATCCTTACACCGTTTACATTCCTCAAAGCAAAATAGAGGATTATCGATACATGACAACTGGGCAATACGGAGGTATCGGGTCTTTGATTCAAAAACATGGAGAGTATATTGTCATCTCAGAACCTTATCAAAATTCTCCCGCTGCTAAAGCTGGTCTCAAAGCAGGAGATATTATTCTTGAAGTTGATGGAGAAGATGTGACCGGTAAGGAAGTGCCTGAGATGAGTTTATACCTGAAAGGCGGGCCAGGGACTGAGCTAACCATAAAGTACAAACGAGGATCTGAAGTAGGAGAAGTTACTTTTGAGCGAGAAGAGATCAAGGTTCCAGATGTACCCTACTACGGCATGCTTGATGAAAAAACAGGTTACGTTAAACTTAATTCATTCACGCAAACAGCCAGTCAGGAAGTAGGTGCTGCGATTCATAGCCTAAAGGATTCTAGTGGAATGACTCAGTTGGTATTTGACCTAAGAGGAAATGGCGGAGGATTACTTCATGAAGCCGTTAATATTGTGAACTTTTTTGTCCCAAAGGGACAACTAGTGGTAGAAACAAAAGGACGATTAAGCGAAATGAACCGAGCGTATAAAACACAAAACAATCCCATCGATCTGGAGATGCCCGTTGTAGTTTTAATCGATGATCACTCTGCTTCTGCAAGTGAAATTGTGAGTGGTAGTTTACAAGACCTCGATCGAGCAGTTATTATTGGTGAGAGAAGTTATGGAAAAGGACTGGTTCAGCAAACAAAGGAGCTTGAGTTTGGCAGCATGGTGAAATTGACAGTTGCTAAATACTACACCCCAAGTGGAAGATGTATTCAAAAACTAGATTATTCTCACAAGAACGCCTATGGACTTGCTGAGGAAGTGCCAGATAGTCTTATTGCTACGTTTACGACCAAAAATGGCCGGATTGTTCAAGATGGTAGAGGTGTTGCTCCCGACATCAAGATCCCTGCTGAATTCTTAAGCGTTCTCTCAACTGAACTAATAATTGGGCATCATATTTTTGATTACGCAACAGACTATGAATCAGCGCACGCAAGTATTGCTCCCGCCAAAGAATTCAGGTTAACCGATGAAGAGTTCATGGATTTCGTTGACTTTGTAAAGCTCAAAGACATCAAACATACTTCCCAATCTATGGAGGTAATGAATGAACTGAAGGAAGTAGCCAAAGAAGAAAAGTATTACGAAGATTCTAAGGAAGAGTTTGAGGCGCTTTTTAAGAAACTAACTCCTAGTCTTGAATCTGACTTACTTCGTTACAAGGTGGAGCTCAAGGAAATTCTGGAAAGCGAAATTGTTTCCAGGTACTATTATTCATCAGGAAGACTTGAAAACGCACTAGATCAAGATGAATACATCAGCGCAGCTTTAGAAGTATTTAACAATTCTGGTGAGTACAACAAAATATTATCTGGTGAGTAG